In Methanothermococcus thermolithotrophicus DSM 2095, one DNA window encodes the following:
- a CDS encoding dihydroorotate dehydrogenase: MLKTKIWNIDFKNPVFLAAGVMGETGSALKRIAKNGAGAVCTKSVGLEKKEGHKNPTMVEVEGGFLNAMGLPNPGVEEYIEEIEGVNEDLRRINTKIIGSIYGKDEKEFSKVAEIMAPHVDLIELNISCPHAGGCYGATIGQNPDLCYKVVSAVKDAVKVPVIAKLTPNVTDIKEIASVVVEAGADGITAINTLGPGMVIDIDTKTPILGNKFGGMSGKAIKPIAIKQIYDIYETVDVPIIGVGGITTGYDAIEFMMAGASAVQVGTGVYYRGYDIFKKICDEIEGFLKSKNLELKDIVGAAH; the protein is encoded by the coding sequence ATGTTGAAAACTAAAATTTGGAATATTGACTTCAAAAATCCGGTTTTTTTAGCTGCTGGAGTTATGGGAGAAACTGGAAGTGCCTTAAAAAGAATAGCAAAAAATGGCGCAGGAGCAGTATGTACAAAGTCCGTTGGATTGGAGAAAAAAGAAGGCCATAAAAACCCAACAATGGTTGAAGTGGAAGGTGGTTTTTTAAATGCCATGGGGTTGCCAAACCCTGGTGTGGAAGAATATATTGAAGAAATTGAAGGAGTTAATGAAGATTTAAGAAGAATAAATACTAAAATAATCGGTTCAATTTATGGAAAAGATGAAAAAGAATTTTCAAAAGTTGCAGAGATTATGGCCCCACATGTGGATTTAATCGAGCTGAATATATCCTGTCCTCATGCTGGAGGATGTTATGGAGCCACAATTGGACAAAATCCTGATTTATGTTATAAGGTAGTTTCTGCGGTAAAAGATGCTGTAAAGGTTCCAGTAATTGCAAAATTAACCCCCAATGTTACCGATATAAAAGAAATAGCGTCTGTAGTAGTTGAGGCTGGAGCCGACGGAATCACAGCAATTAACACTTTAGGTCCAGGTATGGTCATAGACATAGACACAAAAACACCTATATTGGGAAATAAATTTGGTGGAATGTCTGGAAAAGCCATAAAACCAATAGCAATAAAACAAATTTATGACATTTATGAAACTGTAGATGTTCCAATAATCGGAGTAGGGGGAATTACTACAGGTTACGATGCCATAGAATTCATGATGGCAGGAGCTTCTGCTGTTCAGGTTGGAACAGGGGTTTACTACAGGGGATATGACATATTTAAAAAAATATGCGATGAAATTGAAGGATTCTTGAAATCAAAGAACCTTGAACTTAAAGATATTGTTGGGGCAGCCCATTAA
- the cobT gene encoding nicotinate mononucleotide-dependent phosphoribosyltransferase CobT, whose product MAIISINENGFLEKIKSKNERENNHVQFACVISSIETTKHHPISGVNKKVIDYTPAADMELVTLGKSLSLPTPPIDATGCPSPATITRAAVDLMKIPVLTVDAGSYVKPQVPYISIDQKPTGDIFKGLAMDNSKELFKKGLILGENIIYDSLVIGESVPGGTTTALGVLLGLGYDAKDKISSGSVENPKELKLKVVENGLKYAKSKDVFDVLNAVGDKMMPVVAGMVISAVKRNKPVILAGGTQMAAVLSVIKEIDPGALKSGLVAISTTEFVLNDKNADLKNIVEQIEEIPLFASKFNYEKSKIKGLRAYCEGSVKEGVGAGGIATYTYVNGLNPEDIRNYVEENYQKWYSMK is encoded by the coding sequence ATGGCCATTATATCCATTAATGAAAATGGATTTTTAGAAAAGATAAAAAGTAAAAATGAACGTGAAAACAATCATGTTCAATTTGCATGTGTAATATCCTCAATAGAGACTACAAAACACCACCCTATATCAGGAGTTAATAAAAAAGTTATAGACTACACTCCGGCAGCAGATATGGAGCTAGTTACATTGGGAAAGAGCCTATCACTTCCAACACCTCCGATAGATGCTACAGGATGTCCCAGCCCTGCAACAATAACGAGAGCTGCAGTGGATTTAATGAAAATCCCTGTTTTAACAGTGGATGCAGGAAGTTATGTAAAACCTCAGGTGCCGTACATATCCATAGATCAAAAGCCTACTGGGGATATTTTTAAAGGTCTTGCAATGGATAACTCAAAGGAGCTCTTTAAAAAAGGACTGATTCTCGGGGAAAATATCATATATGATAGTTTGGTTATTGGTGAAAGTGTTCCTGGGGGAACTACAACTGCACTCGGGGTTTTACTAGGTTTGGGATATGATGCAAAAGACAAGATAAGTTCAGGTTCTGTTGAAAATCCAAAGGAGCTCAAACTAAAAGTTGTAGAAAATGGTTTAAAGTACGCCAAATCTAAGGATGTTTTTGATGTATTAAATGCAGTTGGGGACAAAATGATGCCAGTAGTTGCGGGAATGGTTATTTCAGCAGTTAAAAGAAATAAACCTGTTATTTTGGCAGGTGGAACTCAGATGGCTGCAGTTCTTTCGGTAATAAAAGAGATAGATCCCGGAGCTCTGAAAAGTGGATTGGTAGCAATTAGTACTACAGAGTTTGTTTTAAACGATAAAAATGCAGATTTAAAGAATATAGTTGAACAAATTGAGGAGATTCCATTATTTGCCTCAAAGTTCAACTATGAGAAATCCAAAATAAAAGGATTAAGGGCATACTGTGAAGGGTCTGTAAAAGAGGGAGTTGGTGCAGGAGGGATTGCCACATATACCTATGTGAATGGTTTAAATCCAGAAGATATTAGAAACTATGTTGAAGAAAATTATCAAAAATGGTACTCAATGAAGTGA
- the dph5 gene encoding diphthine synthase, with protein MLVLAGLGLYDEKDTTLKTLEFAKKVDKIYAEFYTAVLTGTTIEKIQETLGKEITVLDREKVEYETNKLIDEAKEKDIMFLTAGDPMVATTHVDIAVEARKKGIEVVILNAPSIYSAIGITGLQLYKFGKTTSIVFPEPNYFPETPYDVIKDNLNMGYHTLCLLDIHAHENRFMTANEGLETLLKIEEKKNENILSEDTKAVVLARAGSLKPKLVYGKIKDLINYDFGGPLHCIIIPGKLHFMEEDALKYLCENI; from the coding sequence ATGCTCGTATTAGCAGGACTAGGTTTATACGATGAAAAAGACACGACTTTAAAAACCTTGGAATTTGCAAAGAAAGTGGATAAAATATATGCAGAATTTTATACTGCAGTTCTAACCGGTACAACAATAGAAAAAATCCAAGAAACTCTGGGAAAAGAAATAACCGTTTTAGACAGGGAAAAAGTAGAGTATGAAACAAATAAGCTTATTGATGAAGCTAAAGAAAAAGATATAATGTTCCTGACAGCTGGAGATCCTATGGTTGCAACTACCCACGTTGATATTGCAGTTGAAGCAAGAAAAAAAGGTATTGAAGTTGTAATATTAAATGCCCCTTCAATTTATTCTGCAATAGGGATAACTGGTTTGCAACTGTATAAATTTGGTAAAACTACTTCAATAGTATTTCCAGAACCAAATTATTTCCCTGAAACTCCCTACGATGTTATAAAAGATAATTTAAATATGGGCTACCACACCCTATGTCTATTGGATATTCATGCCCATGAAAACAGATTCATGACCGCAAATGAAGGTCTTGAAACACTTTTGAAAATTGAAGAAAAGAAAAATGAAAACATCTTAAGTGAAGATACAAAAGCTGTTGTACTGGCAAGAGCTGGAAGTCTAAAGCCAAAACTGGTTTATGGAAAAATAAAAGATTTGATAAACTACGACTTCGGGGGGCCACTTCACTGTATAATAATACCTGGGAAACTTCACTTTATGGAAGAAGACGCTTTAAAATATTTGTGTGAGAACATATAG
- a CDS encoding cyclic nucleotide-binding/CBS domain-containing protein: MISKYMVRDVMKRGIHEVSLNDKISDVVKKMAEYNISSVVVSDNQVFWGIITDTTILKHYHENLNNLKAEDIMTSKLITISPEAPLEKAVEVMTNNNIHHLYVLSELNEDKIVGVLSSKDVIKLMAKLMD, translated from the coding sequence ATGATCTCAAAATATATGGTTAGAGACGTAATGAAGAGAGGAATTCATGAAGTATCATTAAATGATAAAATATCAGATGTTGTTAAAAAAATGGCAGAGTACAATATTTCATCTGTTGTAGTTTCAGATAATCAGGTGTTTTGGGGGATTATCACAGATACCACCATATTGAAGCATTACCATGAAAACTTAAACAACTTAAAAGCAGAAGATATCATGACCTCAAAACTCATTACAATAAGTCCTGAAGCACCACTTGAAAAGGCCGTTGAAGTTATGACAAATAACAATATTCATCACCTATATGTTCTTTCAGAACTTAATGAGGATAAAATTGTTGGAGTATTGAGCTCAAAGGATGTTATAAAATTAATGGCAAAATTAATGGATTAA
- a CDS encoding glycosyltransferase family 2 protein, which produces MIVVIPAYNEEKNIIRVLKELSDLNIDSIVVDDGSVDKTRKLVEEFIKNNENNNKIYTIFKDKNQGKSSALKDGTKLALDLNYEYIVYMDGDHQHKPEDIPKMFKKLKEKNADAVFGIRKYNHIPFHRQISNFVASIIMSLTVSFYSRRPYIFRDIQCGFRIIKSSFLKDAYFGDGYSVEHLIALQLAKKGAKIVEEYVTIEYHPDATSYITTKKIVDVVKEVAKFVLFRNR; this is translated from the coding sequence ATGATCGTAGTTATTCCGGCATACAATGAAGAAAAGAATATAATAAGAGTTCTAAAAGAGTTAAGTGATTTAAACATAGATTCAATAGTGGTAGACGACGGCAGTGTAGATAAGACAAGGAAATTAGTTGAGGAGTTCATAAAAAACAACGAAAATAACAATAAAATATATACCATATTCAAGGATAAAAATCAAGGTAAGTCAAGTGCACTAAAAGACGGTACAAAACTTGCTCTGGATTTAAACTACGAATATATAGTTTATATGGATGGAGACCATCAACACAAGCCAGAAGATATACCAAAGATGTTTAAAAAACTAAAAGAAAAAAATGCAGATGCTGTTTTTGGAATTAGGAAATATAACCATATACCGTTTCATAGGCAGATATCCAATTTTGTAGCAAGTATTATTATGTCATTAACTGTTTCTTTTTACTCTAGAAGGCCTTACATATTTAGGGACATACAATGTGGGTTTAGGATAATCAAAAGCAGTTTTCTAAAAGACGCTTATTTTGGAGATGGATATAGTGTAGAACATCTTATAGCACTACAGCTTGCAAAAAAAGGTGCTAAGATAGTTGAAGAATACGTGACTATTGAATACCATCCTGATGCAACTTCATATATTACAACAAAAAAGATAGTCGATGTTGTAAAGGAGGTTGCGAAATTTGTTTTATTTAGGAATCGTTAA
- a CDS encoding methanogenesis marker 6 protein: MKSKVIVLAENANTTPSRLFRYLNSLDYDINVKETCFGAYIEGEDEVVDKIAEMVRDLEKNKIFCKDRGFPIWDKRRCRAFRKGGPREGFHQLEAEQKILDRIAKGLESVESEEKLNKEEIEEEYEKIKTKKLSPEKFKEIMDSISA; the protein is encoded by the coding sequence ATGAAATCTAAAGTTATCGTACTGGCAGAAAATGCAAATACAACACCTTCAAGATTGTTTAGATATTTGAATTCTTTAGATTATGATATAAATGTTAAAGAAACGTGCTTTGGAGCATACATTGAAGGCGAAGATGAGGTTGTTGATAAAATAGCAGAAATGGTAAGAGATCTCGAAAAGAACAAAATATTCTGTAAAGATAGGGGTTTTCCAATCTGGGATAAAAGAAGATGCAGAGCATTCAGAAAAGGGGGTCCAAGAGAAGGATTTCACCAATTGGAAGCTGAACAGAAAATATTGGATAGAATTGCAAAAGGACTGGAAAGTGTTGAGAGTGAAGAAAAATTGAATAAGGAGGAAATTGAAGAAGAATATGAAAAAATAAAAACCAAAAAGCTAAGTCCTGAAAAATTTAAAGAAATTATGGATAGCATTAGTGCTTAG
- a CDS encoding cation:proton antiporter, with protein MDMYLLFFIIITSIFIAPEILKRFNVPGITATMLAGMVIGPYGLGLIDVDNTIEVFSSFGAIFLMFLAGVEVDNGTLREEFGKSTIISLFSLVIPAMGGYLIGTWFGLDFIGSLLYASIFSSHSVGMIYALMNELDLTKTRFGTTALSATIIVDLISLIVLSIIIRMSMNTQNSDIGYFIGLVLLYILGLLLTIPYISKIIFQKFEKLHIKKIHFVLFVILISILAGERIGLHPIIGAFITGIAVSESLTKKEHDELLNKNLNAIGYGFFIPIFFLTLGMTTDTGVLFNLKNMGLILATIIGAMTLKLTSGYMSFKLIGYNKLQSICGGLLTIPQISASLVAASVGRELGIISDEFFVAIVVLSLVTSMITPIFVKKLVMDNREKFVN; from the coding sequence ATGGACATGTATTTACTATTTTTTATAATAATAACTTCCATATTTATCGCACCTGAAATACTAAAGAGATTTAATGTTCCAGGTATTACCGCCACGATGTTGGCAGGGATGGTAATAGGACCATATGGGTTGGGGTTAATAGACGTGGACAACACTATAGAAGTATTTTCATCATTCGGCGCCATATTTTTAATGTTTTTGGCAGGTGTGGAAGTAGACAATGGGACTTTAAGGGAGGAATTTGGAAAGTCGACCATAATAAGTTTGTTCTCCCTTGTAATTCCAGCTATGGGCGGGTATTTAATAGGAACGTGGTTCGGGCTTGATTTTATAGGTTCCCTATTGTATGCGTCTATATTCTCGTCCCACTCTGTTGGAATGATATATGCCCTTATGAATGAACTTGATTTAACCAAAACAAGGTTTGGTACAACGGCATTAAGTGCCACGATAATAGTGGATTTAATTAGTCTTATAGTTCTCTCAATAATAATAAGAATGAGCATGAATACTCAGAATTCAGATATCGGATATTTTATAGGCCTTGTTTTACTATATATATTGGGACTTTTACTCACGATTCCATATATCTCAAAAATAATATTCCAAAAGTTTGAAAAACTCCATATTAAGAAAATACACTTTGTTTTGTTTGTCATACTGATTTCCATTCTTGCAGGGGAACGTATTGGACTTCACCCAATAATTGGGGCATTTATTACGGGAATAGCAGTCTCGGAATCCCTAACAAAGAAAGAGCACGATGAATTATTAAATAAAAATTTAAATGCAATTGGTTATGGGTTTTTTATACCGATATTCTTCCTTACATTGGGAATGACTACTGATACTGGAGTTTTATTTAATTTGAAAAATATGGGTTTAATTTTAGCCACCATAATTGGTGCAATGACTTTAAAACTTACATCAGGATACATGTCATTTAAATTAATAGGGTACAATAAATTACAGAGTATTTGTGGTGGATTATTGACCATACCACAAATTTCGGCTTCACTTGTTGCAGCATCAGTTGGTAGAGAGCTCGGGATAATATCCGATGAATTTTTTGTTGCAATAGTTGTATTGTCGTTGGTAACCTCCATGATAACTCCGATATTTGTGAAAAAACTTGTAATGGATAATAGGGAAAAATTTGTCAATTAA
- a CDS encoding mechanosensitive ion channel family protein, whose translation MNKNENPILKTKFISKVLILLGILYYLSSKLNFYQYLLKLESYSPQITILVVLILGTLIFLDIVLEILRKYFEKVDIREYPIAASVVKYVTWLIAGLIAISLIYKDVGSLMMSLGLMGAALTLALQKPIINFVGWLTIIFTQPFKINDRIYIKGVGGGDVYKIDIMYISLREVEVESTGRSLTIPNSYILTNSVVNYSKGSRYIWDSVEVSITYESDWKKAEKLIFEACDDVVGEEMAKLAELWKNKPRIFAKSKVYDKPIMRVKLLDSGIEIKVRYLVDAFKWAEVKTEITKNILNKLENEDDVEIAYPHMEIIHRPKSNMAYNFTTHHEDDKN comes from the coding sequence ATGAATAAAAATGAAAATCCAATATTAAAAACCAAGTTTATATCTAAAGTTCTAATTTTGTTAGGTATTTTGTATTACTTAAGTAGTAAGCTAAATTTTTACCAGTATTTATTAAAATTAGAGAGTTACAGTCCCCAAATTACTATATTAGTTGTCTTAATTCTCGGTACCCTAATATTTTTAGATATAGTTTTGGAAATTTTAAGAAAATATTTTGAAAAGGTAGATATAAGGGAATACCCAATTGCTGCCTCAGTAGTTAAATATGTGACATGGCTTATAGCAGGTTTAATTGCAATTTCCCTTATCTATAAAGATGTAGGTTCCCTTATGATGTCCCTTGGTCTTATGGGGGCAGCTTTAACTCTTGCGCTACAAAAACCAATTATAAACTTTGTAGGATGGCTAACTATTATATTTACCCAACCATTCAAAATTAACGACAGGATTTATATAAAAGGCGTTGGGGGTGGAGACGTCTATAAGATAGATATAATGTATATAAGTTTAAGAGAGGTTGAAGTAGAGTCAACTGGAAGAAGTTTAACCATACCAAACTCATACATCTTAACTAATTCGGTGGTAAATTATTCAAAAGGCTCCAGGTACATATGGGATAGTGTCGAAGTAAGTATCACATATGAAAGTGACTGGAAAAAGGCTGAAAAATTGATTTTTGAAGCATGCGATGATGTTGTTGGGGAGGAGATGGCAAAATTAGCTGAGCTCTGGAAAAATAAACCTCGAATCTTTGCAAAATCAAAAGTATATGATAAGCCGATTATGCGGGTAAAGCTATTAGATAGCGGGATTGAAATAAAAGTCAGGTATTTGGTAGATGCATTTAAATGGGCCGAAGTAAAGACGGAAATTACTAAAAATATCCTAAATAAGTTGGAAAATGAGGATGATGTAGAGATAGCCTACCCACATATGGAAATAATACACAGACCAAAATCAAACATGGCATATAATTTTACAACTCACCATGAAGATGATAAAAATTAA
- a CDS encoding bifunctional 5,6,7,8-tetrahydromethanopterin hydro-lyase/3-hexulose-6-phosphate synthase: MVHFGEAILGKDLKAIVNVVVGKGSEIDAVFTNALTRVPSPIFANLRDNLIVKPLTLVVPRHTIQNEIQDELLNGVIQYGVAKAVADLDLEEDLKIVATVSVPDVPLTNLNKRKLFHYYYGATKLAITRSLNEYPSKEKIKKEKYRALHPLVGFRDIKLERPPYLQVALDVPTIENMEFIINSLPKSDRIIIEAGTPLIKRFGIEIIEHIRELFDGFIVADLKTMDTGRIEVRMAFECTANAVALSGVAPKSTILKGIHECQKCGIMSYLDVINVENPLKLYNSLELKPDVLMVHRAIDEESFNIQRDLKEDEYGVRANAIKKDDIDALLGIAGGVSFENVDEIKDRYDIIVVGRGITKSRDPGRTARAIVNKLGDDIEQYRLYLDEDEDINYRD; this comes from the coding sequence ATGGTACATTTTGGTGAGGCAATCCTTGGAAAGGATTTAAAAGCTATTGTTAATGTTGTAGTTGGAAAAGGTAGTGAAATAGATGCTGTATTTACAAACGCACTAACGAGAGTTCCTTCTCCAATTTTTGCAAATTTAAGGGACAATTTAATTGTTAAACCTTTAACCTTGGTGGTTCCAAGGCACACAATCCAAAATGAAATTCAAGATGAACTTTTAAACGGCGTTATACAGTACGGTGTAGCTAAGGCAGTAGCTGATTTAGATTTGGAAGAAGATTTAAAAATAGTAGCTACTGTTTCTGTCCCAGACGTTCCTTTAACAAATTTAAATAAAAGAAAATTATTTCATTACTACTATGGGGCAACCAAGCTGGCAATAACGAGAAGCTTAAATGAATATCCATCAAAGGAAAAAATCAAAAAAGAAAAATACAGAGCTCTGCATCCCCTTGTTGGGTTTAGGGATATTAAATTAGAGAGGCCTCCATATCTACAGGTTGCACTTGATGTACCTACAATTGAAAACATGGAATTCATTATAAATTCTCTTCCAAAGAGCGATAGAATAATAATAGAGGCCGGGACACCATTAATTAAAAGATTTGGAATAGAAATTATAGAACATATAAGGGAGCTCTTTGATGGATTTATAGTGGCTGATTTGAAAACTATGGACACTGGAAGGATAGAAGTTAGAATGGCTTTTGAATGTACTGCAAATGCAGTAGCTTTAAGTGGTGTGGCCCCAAAGTCAACGATACTTAAAGGCATTCACGAATGCCAAAAATGCGGCATAATGAGTTATTTAGACGTCATAAATGTTGAAAATCCATTAAAACTTTACAATTCTTTGGAACTAAAACCAGATGTTTTAATGGTTCACAGAGCCATAGATGAGGAATCTTTCAATATCCAAAGGGATCTTAAAGAAGATGAATATGGTGTAAGGGCGAATGCAATTAAAAAAGACGATATAGACGCTTTGCTGGGAATTGCCGGCGGAGTTTCATTTGAAAATGTGGATGAAATAAAGGACAGGTACGATATAATCGTAGTTGGTAGGGGCATAACCAAATCAAGAGACCCTGGAAGAACTGCCAGAGCAATTGTGAATAAATTAGGGGACGATATAGAACAGTACCGGTTATACTTGGATGAAGATGAAGATATAAATTACAGGGATTAA
- the hjc gene encoding Holliday junction resolvase Hjc, which produces MYRKGSGFERELKKALEDKGFAVIRSAGSHGVDLVAGKNGKIYIFECKVTSKEKFYISKEDVDKLVEFSETFGGAPYIALKMKGERLFINPYLLTTNGKNYALDYNKICPIATDFKELIGEGKQIRLTGSDKLI; this is translated from the coding sequence GTGTATAGAAAGGGGTCAGGATTCGAGAGGGAATTGAAGAAAGCCCTGGAAGATAAAGGATTCGCCGTTATAAGGAGTGCAGGAAGTCATGGGGTGGATTTAGTAGCCGGAAAAAATGGAAAAATTTACATCTTTGAATGTAAGGTAACTTCAAAAGAAAAGTTCTACATCTCAAAGGAAGATGTGGATAAACTTGTGGAATTCTCAGAAACTTTTGGAGGAGCTCCATATATTGCTTTGAAAATGAAAGGAGAACGACTTTTTATAAACCCCTATCTTTTAACCACCAACGGAAAAAACTATGCGTTGGATTATAACAAAATATGCCCAATAGCCACCGATTTTAAAGAGTTAATTGGAGAAGGAAAACAGATTAGATTGACTGGATCAGATAAATTAATTTAA
- a CDS encoding radical SAM protein, giving the protein MKFLILDGYTDEPAGLGVPPYIGTYPRYVAGALYKFKHDVHYITIDKLREEIKKGYDFNRFDAVIAICGFHTPGKYLNANPATLREIVSILYNFKGIKILGGPVATKFGSSAEGGKIEDEDRLKYFFDVIAEGDIEAVLYDLLGNGFNLENVDPQRKRNYDELREFANIGARIVKQHPNYPYIIAEIETYRGCSRALGNGCSFCTEPRRFGAPKYREPEDIVEEVKNLYNLGIEYFRIGRQPCMFSYKSLEGADEEVPKPNVVEIERLFKGIQNVSNPKVLHIDNANPAVIARHEEESREVAKILVRYCTGGNIAAFGVESFDEKVIKKNNLLTTPEDVLKAVKILNEIGGNRSPTGLPYLLPGINLLFGLKGETKETFEINYNYLKEIYDSGFMIRRINIRQVVPFFGTELTIKDVKKAKKRKNLFLSFKEKIRNEIDNPMLKRMVPKGTILKDVFIEVEKENLYFGRQFGTYPILIGIPKKDDSSIKVGEFRDVKITGYGRRSITGEV; this is encoded by the coding sequence ATGAAATTCTTAATATTGGATGGATATACGGACGAACCTGCTGGTTTAGGAGTTCCCCCTTACATAGGAACATATCCAAGATATGTAGCAGGAGCTCTCTATAAATTTAAACACGATGTTCATTATATAACTATCGATAAACTTAGAGAAGAAATTAAGAAAGGTTATGATTTTAATAGATTTGATGCAGTAATCGCAATTTGCGGGTTCCATACCCCTGGAAAATATTTAAATGCCAATCCTGCCACTCTTAGGGAAATTGTATCGATTTTATACAATTTTAAAGGTATTAAAATACTTGGAGGACCTGTGGCAACTAAATTCGGTTCTTCAGCAGAAGGAGGGAAAATAGAGGACGAAGATAGGTTGAAGTACTTCTTTGATGTCATAGCTGAAGGGGATATTGAAGCTGTTTTATACGATTTATTGGGTAATGGATTTAACTTAGAAAACGTAGATCCACAGAGAAAAAGAAATTATGACGAATTGAGGGAGTTTGCAAACATTGGTGCAAGAATTGTAAAACAGCATCCAAACTATCCATATATTATAGCAGAGATAGAAACCTATAGGGGATGTTCAAGAGCTCTAGGTAACGGATGCAGTTTTTGTACAGAGCCCCGAAGGTTCGGAGCTCCAAAGTATAGGGAACCCGAGGATATTGTGGAGGAGGTTAAGAATCTTTACAATTTAGGCATAGAGTACTTTAGAATCGGAAGACAGCCTTGCATGTTTTCTTACAAATCTCTGGAAGGAGCTGATGAAGAAGTACCAAAGCCAAATGTTGTTGAAATTGAAAGGCTGTTTAAAGGTATTCAAAACGTTTCAAACCCTAAAGTTCTACACATAGACAATGCCAACCCTGCAGTTATTGCAAGGCATGAAGAAGAAAGTAGGGAAGTGGCTAAAATACTGGTAAGATACTGTACTGGAGGAAATATAGCTGCTTTTGGTGTAGAAAGCTTTGATGAAAAAGTTATTAAAAAGAATAATTTACTTACAACCCCTGAGGACGTTTTAAAGGCCGTTAAAATACTCAATGAAATTGGAGGAAACAGAAGTCCTACAGGTTTACCTTATCTCTTACCCGGGATAAATCTATTGTTCGGACTCAAAGGCGAAACCAAGGAGACCTTTGAAATAAACTACAACTATTTAAAAGAGATATATGATTCTGGCTTTATGATAAGGAGGATAAACATTAGGCAAGTAGTTCCGTTTTTTGGAACTGAATTGACCATAAAAGATGTTAAAAAAGCGAAAAAAAGGAAAAACTTATTTTTAAGCTTTAAGGAAAAAATAAGAAATGAAATTGACAATCCAATGTTAAAAAGGATGGTACCAAAGGGAACGATTTTAAAAGATGTATTTATTGAAGTCGAAAAAGAGAATTTATATTTTGGAAGACAGTTTGGGACCTATCCAATTCTTATAGGCATACCTAAAAAAGATGATTCATCTATAAAGGTTGGAGAATTTAGAGATGTAAAAATTACAGGTTACGGTAGGAGATCCATAACAGGCGAAGTATAG
- a CDS encoding universal stress protein, producing the protein MVYNKILVPTDGSEVSLEAAKHAIEMAKAMNSRIYAIYVVDIVPFIGLPTEGLWESMKEILEEEGNDALNKISHMAKDYNVDIKVEILEGNPVKEIVDYAERKKVDLIVMGTTGKTGLDKLLLGSVAEKVTKKSHCPILLVKKYGSEESE; encoded by the coding sequence ATGGTTTATAATAAAATATTGGTACCAACCGATGGTTCAGAAGTATCTTTAGAAGCTGCAAAACATGCTATTGAAATGGCAAAAGCCATGAATTCCAGAATATATGCTATATACGTTGTTGATATAGTTCCATTTATAGGACTTCCTACAGAGGGGCTTTGGGAAAGTATGAAGGAAATTTTAGAAGAGGAAGGCAATGATGCACTTAATAAAATATCCCATATGGCCAAGGATTACAATGTTGATATTAAAGTAGAAATATTGGAAGGAAACCCTGTAAAAGAAATTGTAGATTACGCCGAAAGAAAAAAAGTCGATTTGATTGTAATGGGAACTACTGGAAAAACTGGTTTGGATAAGTTATTACTCGGTAGTGTTGCAGAAAAAGTTACTAAAAAATCCCACTGTCCAATACTGTTGGTCAAAAAATATGGATCAGAAGAATCAGAATAA